Below is a genomic region from Raphanus sativus cultivar WK10039 chromosome 4, ASM80110v3, whole genome shotgun sequence.
CTTTCCCAAACAACTTGATTCTACCATCCCTGAGAATCAAAAACAATATGATGTCACAACAAAGTGAAACAacttgaaaaggaaaaaaactttCTTTACAGCTCTTTACTTGGTGGAGACTGCGAGGATCTTCTGAACCGGATCATAAGCAAACAAGTGAGCTGCTGATGGGATTCCATAGTGTAATACGATACGTGGCTCAACGTCATTAGCTCTTAATCCTTCTGATGAGCTTCCTCCAGGCTGCAACAATGGAGAGGAAAATggtaaaaaaattgaatgattGTGTTCTGTTTTTTCTGGCTATAACTAAACCGGCTGGTTCGGTTGGGAGACACTAAACatatatcggttcggttcttatTGTATGGATAAGTCAAAAAGTCAACAGATAGTTAGTAACTAGATTGGATACGCATTTAATTCGacttttcaaaaatttaggACACGAAACATGCGTGTCGACAAAAACATCTTAcgtcataaatgttttttattttttaattaaaatatcgATTAACATCTGGGCTAACCACGAACGGACACAGAGTAACAGTCACGTTCACAAGTAGTATGATCTGTGTTACTAATCCGACACAAGTACGAACTTAATCGacataaagaaaatatatgtaataataaCGGAGCCAAGGAAAATTCTActtttttaataagaaaaacaaaatattattctaaCAGTCGATCTAACATCGATTTCTGTATATTTTCAgagtttcgattttttttccTATCACACTGAATCTGAAAAGACcaattaaagaagaagaagatgaacagttCGATAAAAAGAGACGAGTATGTCACCTTCTTCGCTGCTTTCTCGACCAGCTTCTTCACGAACATCTTTGTAAATGGATCGTACAGTGAACTAATTCAAAATCTATCGAAGGTGATCAAATGAAAATTAGGCAAAAGATCAAACTTGAAATGTACCAAAGAGATCGCAAATGATTCGTTTCGTTTCAATAATATAttgagagagaagaggggaAAGAAAGAGATGGAGAGAGATGAGAAGAGAGGATAGAGAAACAAGATGGGGAATGTTGAGATTGAGAAGTAACGGTTCCTTCGACGGTTTTTTTTATAGACGGCGAaccacaaaaataaatattcacaACAAACATATATGGAAACATATCAATACTACTATACCATTTGAAGTCAAAATTCCTATATATACGGGCGTGGTgtagttatattaaaatacttATTGAAGATAAATCAATTAAactacaataattaaaatatatatacaataattgtGAAATCACTTACCATATTAGATTAATATACAATTGAAGATCTTGAAAAATTATCAATTTACTTGCATACTCAAGAAAATGTTTTAACTTTTCAGATCTaaatttctttcattttttgtcaacttcAACTTGAGATCTACCtttctattattataaatcTGCAATATTATTagaaactagattctgacccgcatttttggaaatattttttgtttttaaattttatttcataatcaTAAATTTATCCCAAAAATATACTGGGTAAATTTTGGTTAgactaaattttttatatcttaactaattttatttatgtatatataatatatttacatattaaaaattatacccGAAGGTAACATACCAATCACAAAGATTAACTAATTACTTTTAGTATAATATGTTAACCATCTGCATTTGGTACATACaccaaaagaaataataatatatttttttgacatcaaaaataataatatttaatttttgtaattgtcgACTTATGGAAAAGTGGAAgttacaatattattttattagtaaaagGTAGTTAcggttatataatttatgttgtGCAATAAATacgtaaaatataaataattagaccaaacatttatcaattgtaccaaatatttatcaattggacattgatattgttttaatagaatagatccATGTATTATAGTCCATATAAAAGCATAATGAATGTTTGATAGCAACAAAAACTCTAACCTCAGATATTATACATTCATAAGCATTACTACCACATTAACCTTAATCCATCCGATGGATTATATGTGGGACAATGTTCTTTAACAGGAACTCATTCCAGCACAACACACGACTTCGAGGTTTTATGTGCCAGTGTACTTCCCTTGGAGTAGAGTGAAAGATCAAATAggcaaaaaatgaaaaaagaagaagcaaaactATACTAACGGAGCCTAAATAAATctagtttaacaaaaaaataaatctagtttaaacaaaactatttttatataatcttgTAACAAAATTGTGGACactgtttcaattttttaaaactacgGTTACAACTTTTTAACAACAAAACTGGTTTGGCTTTATGAAAAATGAAgagaagaaacaagaaacaaacataaCTCGTGAACTAATTCAACCATTGCTAAACGGACTCTTTTCTAAACAATctaataaattaatgatttaatttgTGAAAGAAAAGTTAAATGAATATGCAAGTAACCCAAGAAAATTGGtttaattaacatttttatatttttagaccatttatatatttttagaaaaatataaaataatacatgttaACATGACAAAACTGATTAATTCACCCATAAAACTTGTATGATAAAAAAACAACAGTgtaagaaaaggaaaaagagaggAAGCTTTGAGTCATAGTGGCTCCAAAGAACGGTCTTCTTCAAAGACAAGTCAAAATGGTACACGTCGCAGACGCTAATCTCTTGAATGGGGTCTAGCTGGTGATCTAACTCCGTTACGTGATATCACGAGAGACGTCCGATCTTATGTCAGATGGACGGTGAGAGATTACACTGGCTTTTTCTATGAGAGCTCTGACCACCGACCAAATCTGgtggataaataaataaaaacaaaacttggACATAAGTGCAATTATCATTTTAATGCGATTCTTAGACCATCTCCTAGGCCTGGACATTCGGATtctcgggtcgggttcggatcagATCTTGTCGAGTCCGGATTTTTCGGATCTTAGATATTTAGACCCAATCgggtatttagaatttatcggttCAGATTCGGTTCGAATCCTGCCGGATCCGAGTCGGTTCAAATCCTGCCGGATCCGAGTCGGTTCGGGTCTTAGATAGTTAGATCCAATAGAATAATTAGTccgggtttggttcggttttaagtcgggttcgagtcggatctagcttaaaaaatatccaaaaacacaaaaattcttgaaaatatcttaaattttatcCAAATCTAACCGGAATACAtgaaaaataccaaaattttatctGATTATCcgaattatatttttgaaaatccaaaattttacctaaaaactcaaatctaaaacttaaaaaaatatccatgataccaaaaatatattacaatacctatatatatatattatatactagaAGTTGCGGATATTTCGGATACCCTATCGGGTTTTGGGTCGGGTCTAAGACCCGCAGATCTTCCAAAACAAGACTCAATCGGGTAAAATGATTGGTTCGGTTCCTACCAAAACCGtgatttttcgggtcggtttcgggtcggatCTTCGGGTCTggataaaatgcccaggcctaccatctccaatgtattttgctattttcacctctaaaatagagaaattctATAATAGAGGTGAAATATGCTCCAATATATTCCTCTAAAGTAgcaatttctaaaatatagagtaaaaaatagaaaaatgctatttctttctttataaatagaggaaaaaatagagatttgtttgaacaaaaaaaatagagatctttattatagaggaagaaatagaggtgggttggagTAATTTCACCTGTAAATGTtattataaaagtgaaaatagcAATCGGTTGGAGATGCTTTTAGCGTATTAGAttgggttatatatatatatatcaaatgcaACGATAAAAGTTGGACCCATCCTCAATATTTCATTCCTCGGATACGGTCTCTTTAACTTTGTagagatttattttttaatttacttatatgattagACTTTTCTTAACTTTGTGAATCCACTTAAGTAAAGCCAACAAACTGGGTACAGTATATGAAACTAGAAAATGAAAAGTGATTTGGTTTTCCCTCGCAGCTTTCATATACCATCAATAGTGAGTGAGTGTATATATCTAACACATCATTACTCGTTTATTCATCTGAAACCTCCATAACAACCACTTATCTCAATTATTATAAGCACTCGCTGATTAACCTCTAGTCAATTCCAATACAATAATTCATAATATAATACAATccaaatcataatatatatacacagtaACTCAATAAGTTCCAAATAGTCCaatagtaataactaataacttaaccatttttctttatttttctgtgTGTTTATCATTTATGTGCTCATCAGTTGAAGAAAGAGTTCAGAAGTCGTTCATAATCCTACAGTAGAACAACAATAATATGAAAGAAAATTATTGGCAAACACCAAGTCGTTCTGTACGAGTAAGTTAAATAATTCTCTATAATTTAATAACTAGAGTACTCATATATTGTTACATTTTGGTTGAACATTTCATGGCATAATAGAGCAAATGAGTCTCCTATTACAAGACCAAACCTTGGGCGAAACCCATATCAAATTCTAACCCATTCATTCAAGAGATAAGCCCAAAGAGGCTCGACGAAATCCAAGTTACAGTTACCGGTCTAAGCCTGTTTTTGAAGATCAATCTTGTAACCTTGGAAATTTGTTACATTTCTTGTAACCTTGTTAAATTTGTTACATTTTTGTAAAGATCAATCTTAATACTTATCATTtgctgatatttttttgtagaaTTTTATATGCTCCCACGTCATACCCTCATAATAGAAAGACAAAAAGGAAAACATGTATGAATTTGGACTCTTAGGCGTTTATGTAAACAGTTTGGTCTCGTTATTTGACTTAGGCTGAGCACATGGAAACCTCTTTGTTATTATTCTTTTACCataatgaatttttataaaaatcatttaaacaCAAACACTGTCGGAAAAATACGACGAGactaataaatgtatttttttttgtttactcgAATAACAAATGTTTCAGTAACTTTGTTTCTAGACCACTAAAGAAGATACATAAATCCACAAAAACATAGATTACCAAAACAATATATTAGTATTAACGATTGGTACtagtttaaaacttaaaaagaatcAGTACAAAACaatgaataattaattttaggaAAAAAGTTTCTCAACTACACCAAGTATGGTGTAATACGGTGTAAAACATCTGAAGTATCAAAATATATGTCAATAACATCACCAactatcccctagactatatttgagaagtgattttgccacatgtcttctctacaatcattctcacaaaaataatatgacatggctactaaaattgatgatatgtcttatagattaatatgacatggacaatttttgccacatgtcttctctacaatcattctcacaaaaacaATATGAcataactaataaaattgatgacatgtcttatagattaatatgacatggacaattatacttaatgttaatttatatttttggtaaactttttaaaatatggtaatacctcatatattacatttattttcgatttatatttttggacttttttaaaatatgttaataactcataaatcatcattaaaataaatatattcaattatggcatttcaaatttcgaaatatcatttaaattaaaaatatttcaaaaatatatacatatttttagaaaattacaaaattaaaatcataaaatcaaattaaatcgtaaaatcagtagtttcttatatatatctacagattttataaatattttttaactttaatttttgaaaattatgaaattttcatcccctagactatatttgagaagtgattttgccacatgtcttctacaatcattttcacaaaaataatatgacatggctactaaaattgatgacatgtcttatagattaatgtgacatggacaattatatttaatgttaatttatatttttggtaaactttttaaatatggtatAACTCATGTATTaaatttattgtcgatttatatttttggactttttaaaaatacggtaataactcataaatcatcattaaaataaatatattcaattatggcatttcaaattttgaaatatcatttaaattaaaaatatttcaaaaatatatacatatttttagaaaattataaaaattaaatcataaaatcaaattaaatagtaaaatcattagtttcttatatatatatctacagattttataaatattgtttaattttaatatttgacaattatgcaattttacatatttaattaaaataaatagattgaaaaatctacctaagattataattttaaatatatacatgcacattcttaaatatatttcaaaataaacaaaattgtttttatcttaattttaatgttcagttaaatcaatttaaattaaaatattaataagaaaaagaaaatttataatattaataaaaaaataaatataatttatatttatctgttagaaaatattttaaaatttttttactgcacatggtgcaggaaacaCCTAGTATGATAATACATACCACATGTACcaactaaataattatatggtGTAAACTACATGAATGGTTTCAATTGATTTTATGACTTATTAAGGGGGTCAATCGGTAATTAACAAAAACtcaattaaaaacctaaaaacccgaccaaacataaaaaaacatgGCTTAACCTAGAAAATGAGAGGACTGATAATTTCAATCGAGCACAGAGGGAGAAAAAGAgtcagagagaacaagagaaAAAGATCGACAGAGATTACGAACCCTAACAACATCATTTCGTTTTCTTGTTCGTAGAGACAGAGAAACAAGAAGACAGAACATACATTTGCTTGAAACAAAGTTTTGAAACACCATTAACAAGAAGCATACGAAAAAGAGAGTCTTAAAAATTTCCGAGGTCGTTGTTAATCTATTACATTTgttgttttaaatgtttatttctttctttagaataataaaaaaatcttggAACACAAGAGTGTTTGTTTGTCTCTCTCTCGTCTCCATTGAAAAACAGAGGCGCTGTTTCtcaaaccaaaaagaaacaTTAACTCACTTCATTTCCTTGATTCTTTAATACACGGTGCAATCaattcctttcttttttttttaattattggtAAATAGTCACTATGTTATGGTGAGGCCATGTGTTCTCTGTTTCCTAACCGAACCAGACGTTGAACTAAGCAAAGGACTCCAAAGAGTTGAATATATGTTTAGTAGTAATCTTTGTCGATCTCTTTCTCCTGGTCTCCCCGTCTCTTCCTCTCCCTCTGTGTCACAAAATCCCCAAATCGATTGTCTTTTACAAACCCTAAAATTGTCAGTCCTCTTATTTTCGGGTTAAGCCATGTTCTTTCTGTTTGGTCGGGTTTGTAGACTTATTTTGGGTTgggtttttaggtttttaattgaatttttgttaattacagATTGACCCCATTAATAAGTCATAAAATCAATTGAAACCATTCATGTAGTTTACaccatataattatttagttgGTACATGTGGTATGTATTATCATATAGTTGGTGATGTTATTgacatattttgatatttcgAATGTTTTGCACCATATTACACCATACTTGGTGTAGCTGAGAAATTTTTTTCCTTAATTTTATAAAGTACAGATAATCAAATACATATATTATGTATAGTGATAAGATAAACGAGTTGTATTAGCGGGTTGCAGCAGTGTGGTCTAATATTAGGTAACAGTATATATACTTCCCATTGAACAATTCATAATGATCCCAATTCCAAACTTATGTTCCACCCTACTACTTTAGGTGAGGCATTGACTTGGAATGTAAATGTGAAGTAAATTCTTCTGATAATTGACCTaagttgatatatttttaatgcgAAAAGATCACAGTGTGTAAGTAGACCTGAGAAGAACTAAGTACACGTTCCGACAAATACTATATTCACCGGACTCAATACGGCATGTGTCATGACCACGTATTCAAGTATTAGTTGTCCAGTGCTCACATTTTGTTTTGAACAATAAagacaaatatgattaaacgtTTCTGTTACTACTATTCAGGAtcaatttcattttctttttgcagGTAATGATTCTGATTAAACTTTATTAAATTCTCAACCCTTAAGTGCCCGTGGAACATGGGCGGCGGACACCGACCATCTACGACTTCTCATGGTTAGATGACACGTTGGTGTGTGGCTCCTTAACTTATACGTAGTCCTGACTCTGACCCACCAATCGTTAGATTTCTTATTTCATTTATGTTTCTTCTTATGTTTGATTAGGAATTTAGGATGATAGGGATTCCAAAAGACGGTGTAGCTAATACTCTATAGAGGAttgttttggaaaaatataatcTGGAATGTGTCAGAAAAAGTTGCTAGATCGCGACTCAAGAATGTCAGTTAACTGGTCAGGAAAAGAGTAAACTAAAATGTTCttattttctctaaatttcTTCACAACTTCTTACTATAATACGAATTCGATTATTGACCAAAAAGTTaatctaaaagaaaaattaaaatttataaatattttcattgatAAAAACGAGCTTGTgtattagtattattattagtgTTGTAATCATGCAAACAAAGATACAACTTGAAAAACTGGTAAGCCctttttccaaaaagaaaaaaaaaacttaaaaactgATGAACTCTCTAAGAAAATAGTAAACAagttgtatataaatatataaacgatTTAATggtaatatttcatttaaaagtaataaaCTTCAAAAGTTCATTAGTTTCAAAAAAGGAACTATATTTCAATTTCTTGAAAGAATATCaaccaacaaaaaataaaactaaacaacataAATCTGTTAATTGCATAATAATATAGTAAGAATATTTACAACCATAAATCAAAAGAACAGTAAACTAAAATGTTATTATCAGCAATATAAGTAGCCGTTAACTTAAGTATACACATTAACTGTCGACATCTAATTTTGGAAACTATACAACCCTTTGATTCTAATACTTTCCTTTAAATCATTTTACTCTTATAATGTTACCGTTTGATATTACAAATGATCGTCTTACTCACATATGAATCATGTTAccgtttttcttaaatattCTTAGTATTTTTTGTTCTTAAGGCATTAATATCGAAAATTTAATACTATAAACCTAcctttttttgtctttttcgtGCCTTTACCTTTCCTAAGAAAGCACTGACTCTTCTCCCTTCCTCTGTTTTCTTCATTCACACAGAGAGATAAAGCGAAGAAAATACTAAAACTTTGAGAAAAGAGATGATGGACTGGGATAATAATCAGCAGCAACCCAACAACAACCACAACTCCTCAAATCTTCAAGGGATCGATGTTAACGGAGGCTCAAGCTCAGGAGGAATGTACGTGAAGGTGATGACCGATGAGCAGCTTGAAACTCTGAGGAAACAGATTGCTATCTACGCAACCATTTGTGAACGTCTCGTTGAGATGCACAAAACCCTCACTTCTCAACAAGATCTTGCAGGTTCGTTCTAGAATTCAAGAATAGGTTTAGTAATCTACCTTGAGACCCTCTAACTGAGCTAGAGTATTTCACCTTGCTTGATGCTAGCTAGTTCTTGAGCTATAATAAAGTTTATAGTTTTTATGTACTTCAACTTCAACAacgctgttttttttttgtacttcaacttcaACAACTCTGTTTCAAAAACAGGAGGGAGAATGGGAGTTCTATATGCAGACCCAACGTTTGGTCACAAGATGACAGGTAGGCAGAGGTGGACTCCTACGCCACTTCAGCTTCAGACTCTGGAGCGTATATTCGACCAAGGGATAGGGACACCGAGCAAGCAAAAGATCAAAGACATAACCGAAGAGCTTAGCCAACACGGTCAGATCGCTGAGCAGAACGTGTACAATTGGTTTCAGAACAGGCGCGCTCGGTCCAAGAGGAAGCAGCCTGGCGGTTCTTCTAAAAACAACAATGGTGAGTCTGAGGTGGAGACTGAAACCGAGACGTTgaatgagaagaggaagatGCCAGAGAGTCTTCTTGTTCTTCCTGATGGAAACAACAACAATGGCATTAGGACAACAAGTGCTACTAGTCCTAGGCCTGAAGATCTTTGCTTCCAGAGTCCTGAGATGAGCTCTGATCTTCACTTGCTAGGAGTCCTATCAAACCCAAGTAAGGTTCCCTTAGTAAAATgcaaaaaagacaaaacagcACTTGTGACTTGTGTCTGAACAATAATCAGAgagtttaatgtgttttgtaGGGGATGAGGATCTTGTTGGAAAGATGGGATTGTCTGAAAGCTACAACCTTTATGATCATGTTGAAGATTATGGCATGTAGGGGTTGATTAATACAAGCTGAGGGAGTAGTCAGTCTTAAGCAGTTTTAgactctttttaattatttgttttctgggtgtttttaatgtttttactGAATTTAGAGTGATTTCTATCTCCTTTTAgctataataatatattaaaattaaaaaactgaTTCAGGGTTTACAGTTTCTTTTCTCTACCAAAAGCTCTAATCCCAAGAGGTGTACTTTAATTTAGTTTAAGACATGCTAACCTAAGCAAAGCTTTGTAATTGATTGTGTATAAGTGACCAGAAGAGGGGAAAAAACGGCAAGGCGTTGTTATATTTCAAGTAACAACGACAGGTCGTTTTCTGTATTGAAGGTTTTCGTTGAAACGGCATACAATCTGCAAAGCTTCgacctttttttatttatttttaatctcgTCTTCTGCTCTTCACCGGTTCAGATTTGACCCTTTTCACTCCACTTTTTAAGATTTGGGCTTTCGCTCGTCAGCTGATCGGTAATTGTGTGTCTCGAGATCATTGTTTGTGTGGAGATTTATAAATGTTGAAATGGGGTTATAATGCACGCATGTTGCTCGACTGAAAGCCGCAGAGACATTTCTCTTGCTGCTTGAATTGAGTGAGAGACTCAAAAGTCTGAAACTTTTTTGCTTTGGGTAGGAACAAACGAATGGTGAGGTCGTCTCTATCGGATAAGAGATACACTTACATACACCAAAGTGAAAGTGAGCCAACTAGAGGAGCCATTGACATCCACCATGTGATCATCAAGGGAAGCAGAGTTACTGGTCATTCCCGTCTTAGGTGGCTTGCTTTCTTCCTTGTGGGTTTGGCTTTTATCATGTTCTTTCTTCTTGGAAAGGTAACGATTCGTTTAGGatatgtttgtttgttatttAGATATGAATTTTTGATCAATCGCATGTCATTATTATAGAACTATATGTTAATACATGATgagtttggtgttttgattcTCTAAAGCCATATGTTGTTAATGCATTACGAGTTTTTTGTATAAATCACGTGTCTTAGTTTGGATTTGTTTTGTTGATGTTTCATCTGTATTTTCTTCAAACGTGTATCTGAAAGGGGGTAACTCACATGAAACAGGACAATCCAGTGAGGGATCTTTCTTGGAGCTGCCTTTTAAGTGGTTTCTTTGTTATGATACAGAGTCGGAAGTTTGTCAAGAAAGGTGAGAAGGACTTTGTTACACGCTTTAAAGTTTCACCAAATGATATTAGTCTTGAACATCTTTAAACTGATTCTTCTCTTGCTTGAGCTGTTCAGAATCTGTTATAATCATGGCAACCTTGGGGATCCAACTTGAAACTCAATATTTAAGGTCCGGTTTCTCCATTTAGTTAGTATTTATTTTCCGCActccatgatgatgatgatgacttaaTGCTTTGAACTACAACAATATTAATGGCCTATGAGAGAGGgtggtattattattattatcatctgTGCTATTACCAATTATTCAAGTACTTAAATTGTTACGTGTTTCTGCTCTGCAGTGGAAAAACTGTCACCAGGTTTATCCCTATTGGCAAGATTTTGAAGCCTGTGCTGGTCGAATGCGTCACCCCTGTTACATGTTACTGGAGTCTCTCCTTGTTTCTGCGTGGCGAAGAAGAGCTTACATTGGTGTTTAAGGTAATGCAAACAGTTTTGTTCCAGTACATTGTGAGAGAAAGTTTTACAACATCTAGAATAATCACGAGCTACCAATGGTTCAATCTTATTATACTGTTTCTTTTTGCCATTGATTCTAAGTTCAGTTTCCTCTATGTACAGGAACTGCGTCCGTCATTGAAGATGTTGGTTCCCATAAGGAAGGCACTGTGTGCTGTTACTGGCACAGACCAAAGCAAAATGATGACTGAAGAAGAACATGTTGTAGCTGGTTAAGCATTTATTTACATGTCAAATATTTACTGCCAATGCAATCAGAGAAACATGGGATGCGATTTACAGTGTGACTAAGAGTAGCAAATTGAAAAAAGTAGTTATTTACTGAGTCTATAGCATCAAAGGTTTGCTACAGGTGCAACATTTTAGCTTCTAGCTTCATCTAAGCGTGACTTAGCACGATCAAGTGTGATTTCTCTGCGTTCGAACCCATGCCACGGTTGTCTTGG
It encodes:
- the LOC108854893 gene encoding uncharacterized protein LOC108854893 — its product is MVRSSLSDKRYTYIHQSESEPTRGAIDIHHVIIKGSRVTGHSRLRWLAFFLVGLAFIMFFLLGKDNPVRDLSWSCLLSGFFVMIQSRKFVKKESVIIMATLGIQLETQYLSGKTVTRFIPIGKILKPVLVECVTPVTCYWSLSLFLRGEEELTLVFKELRPSLKMLVPIRKALCAVTGTDQSKMMTEEEHVVAG
- the LOC108854889 gene encoding WUSCHEL-related homeobox 13 — its product is MMDWDNNQQQPNNNHNSSNLQGIDVNGGSSSGGMYVKVMTDEQLETLRKQIAIYATICERLVEMHKTLTSQQDLAGGRMGVLYADPTFGHKMTGRQRWTPTPLQLQTLERIFDQGIGTPSKQKIKDITEELSQHGQIAEQNVYNWFQNRRARSKRKQPGGSSKNNNGESEVETETETLNEKRKMPESLLVLPDGNNNNGIRTTSATSPRPEDLCFQSPEMSSDLHLLGVLSNPRDEDLVGKMGLSESYNLYDHVEDYGM